The following are encoded together in the Spirochaetota bacterium genome:
- a CDS encoding uracil-DNA glycosylase family protein, giving the protein MYTDYSDIAKALRDGRRTGRITICRGEEERAFLKEFVSSPGMAGERPEQGATAGRPGRADGASCGKCGNVRDRKKPAGNGENGVMIILNPPSMVSGMERRKYREEATDLMKKMMAAIDIDIRKCYITSLIKCDPAEPTMSPGGMFRNCEPILEQEIACLAPRVVIVMGDMRPLKRVRDRHTAVSWFAVDHPIALINNPDLKRGAWNTLKLARESID; this is encoded by the coding sequence ATGTATACCGATTACTCCGATATAGCAAAGGCCCTTCGTGACGGGCGAAGGACCGGGCGGATCACCATCTGCCGCGGAGAAGAAGAGCGCGCTTTTTTAAAGGAGTTCGTCTCGTCTCCCGGCATGGCCGGGGAGCGGCCGGAGCAGGGCGCAACCGCCGGGCGGCCGGGACGGGCGGATGGGGCGTCGTGCGGCAAATGCGGCAACGTGCGCGACCGTAAAAAGCCGGCGGGAAACGGGGAGAACGGGGTCATGATCATTCTCAATCCGCCGTCGATGGTGAGTGGAATGGAGCGCAGAAAGTACCGCGAGGAAGCCACCGATCTCATGAAGAAAATGATGGCGGCGATTGATATCGATATACGGAAATGCTACATCACCAGCCTCATCAAGTGCGATCCGGCCGAGCCAACGATGAGTCCGGGCGGAATGTTCAGAAACTGCGAGCCGATCCTCGAGCAGGAGATCGCGTGCCTGGCTCCGCGCGTAGTCATTGTAATGGGCGACATGCGGCCGCTCAAGCGCGTCAGGGACCGGCACACCGCCGTGTCGTGGTTCGCGGTCGACCATCCGATAGCCCTTATAAACAATCCCGACCTCAAGCGCGGAGCCTGGAATACGCTCAAGCTGG
- a CDS encoding sigma-54 dependent transcriptional regulator yields MATILVVDDESNIIKTMTGILQDEGHVVHSSKDGKGALEFLNKNDADLVFLDVWLPDIDGIEVLGRIKRMNTDAAVIMISGHGSIDIAVKSTKMGAFDFLEKPPSMERVLTTLANALEQLRLRRENIKLRREVMLEDEMIGESPQMGEIRRVIETAAATNARVLITGDNGTGKELVARAIFRGSKRSDKPFIKVNCAAIPDELIESELFGHEKGSFTGAMGRRLGKFELANSGTIFLDEICDMSASAQAKVLRVLQEQQFERVGGSETLTVDVRVISATNIDVQKAIEEGRFREDLFYRLNVIPVRVPPLSERREDIPLLVRYFFDRFLKEHGLGTKEISEGGMRFLAEHSWPGNIRELKNVVERVSIMVQKEIIDEDDIRKNLELRPGREQVVAGDISPLKSAREDFERTHIIRALVANDKNVTLTAKDLGIERTNLHRKIKQLGIDLDNLGS; encoded by the coding sequence ATGGCGACAATACTGGTAGTTGACGACGAGAGCAACATCATAAAGACGATGACGGGCATCCTCCAGGACGAGGGGCATGTAGTCCATTCGAGTAAGGACGGGAAGGGGGCGCTCGAATTCCTGAACAAAAACGATGCCGACCTTGTCTTCCTCGACGTGTGGCTGCCCGACATAGACGGGATCGAAGTGCTGGGGCGGATCAAGCGGATGAATACCGATGCCGCGGTCATCATGATCTCGGGGCACGGCTCGATCGATATCGCGGTGAAATCCACCAAGATGGGGGCCTTCGATTTCCTCGAAAAACCCCCCTCCATGGAGCGTGTTCTGACGACCCTGGCCAACGCGCTCGAACAGCTCCGCCTGCGGAGGGAGAACATCAAGCTTCGCCGTGAGGTAATGCTGGAAGACGAAATGATCGGCGAATCCCCGCAAATGGGGGAGATACGCCGCGTCATCGAGACCGCCGCGGCCACAAACGCGCGCGTCTTGATAACCGGGGACAACGGAACCGGCAAGGAACTGGTAGCCCGGGCGATCTTCCGCGGATCGAAACGTTCGGACAAACCCTTCATAAAGGTGAACTGCGCCGCGATCCCCGACGAGCTCATCGAGAGCGAGCTCTTCGGCCATGAAAAGGGATCGTTTACCGGGGCGATGGGCCGCAGGCTGGGGAAGTTCGAGTTGGCGAACTCCGGCACCATCTTCCTCGACGAGATCTGCGACATGAGCGCGAGCGCGCAGGCGAAGGTGCTGCGTGTCTTGCAGGAGCAGCAGTTCGAGCGGGTGGGCGGAAGCGAGACCCTGACGGTGGACGTGCGCGTCATCTCGGCCACGAATATCGACGTGCAGAAGGCAATCGAGGAGGGGCGCTTCAGGGAGGACCTCTTTTACCGCCTGAACGTCATCCCCGTACGGGTGCCGCCGCTTTCCGAAAGGCGGGAGGATATTCCCCTTCTGGTCCGGTATTTTTTCGACCGTTTCCTTAAAGAGCACGGCCTGGGCACCAAGGAAATCTCCGAAGGCGGGATGCGCTTTCTCGCCGAGCATTCCTGGCCCGGGAATATACGGGAGCTGAAGAACGTTGTCGAGCGCGTTTCGATCATGGTCCAGAAGGAGATCATTGACGAGGATGACATCAGGAAGAACCTGGAACTCCGCCCGGGCAGGGAACAGGTCGTCGCCGGGGACATCTCACCCCTGAAATCGGCGCGCGAGGACTTCGAGCGCACGCATATTATACGCGCTCTCGTCGCAAACGATAAAAACGTGACGCTGACCGCGAAAGATCTTGGCATAGAGCGGACGAATCTGCACCGAAAGATCAAGCAACTCGGCATCGACCTGGACAATCTGGGGTCCTGA
- a CDS encoding ATP-binding protein codes for MQSSAALNLRKIREIIYERLRAHDVVFLIGIFVFSAVLVLGLFPSVDTQGEAARSFFFYSMMMVPVVAAVYFIIISFRRKLSSGPSEAFFSIRFKIALAFVFVAILPSLPIILVSNNIIGHTISELIAEKTALALEESVEMAKASIAEEYAGVERELDSLDFALGRGIMSPATPFGRDTMVSLLASRGYGAAFFRPGATVPVAIDPLPGAAYADGIAKFLDVVKPRRGTAVYAISIGEDSIALGTFFPGDYLVAVFRVMPKQLFIQSALFEESLGTYRQKEYLKPYFQTGVGIFMLLIAFLIVVVSVVVSLLLSANITRPVLELEEAAGKVAAGDFAVRLERDSPDELALLFDSFNKMIRQLEASRKAQFHAQKLEAWRDVARKLVHEIKNPLTPIRLSAERIQRRYRESHPDIGSIILTGTDTIIEEVNVLMELLGEFSRFARLPEMKPETVDLNPIIESCVNLFHGHERVSFHLELDQSLPRITLDRSLLRQALTNIIQNSIDAVGDQGNIFIKTELLIQADSRAVLIRMRDDGLGINEEDLDRIFEPTFSKKPHGTGLGLTIVEKIILEHRGSITCRSKPGEGTEFTIELPIKVAGAEPDGDNTGS; via the coding sequence ATGCAATCTTCCGCCGCACTGAATCTGAGGAAGATCCGGGAAATCATCTACGAGAGACTGCGCGCGCACGATGTCGTCTTTCTGATCGGCATTTTCGTGTTCTCCGCCGTCCTGGTCCTCGGCCTTTTTCCGTCGGTCGACACCCAGGGAGAGGCGGCACGGAGCTTTTTTTTCTACTCGATGATGATGGTCCCGGTTGTGGCCGCGGTGTATTTCATCATCATTTCCTTCCGGCGGAAGCTTTCGTCGGGACCCTCCGAGGCCTTTTTCAGCATACGTTTCAAGATCGCGCTCGCCTTCGTGTTCGTCGCCATTCTGCCGTCGCTTCCGATCATACTCGTTTCGAACAACATAATCGGCCACACCATAAGCGAGCTCATAGCCGAGAAGACGGCTCTTGCCCTCGAGGAGTCGGTCGAAATGGCGAAGGCCTCCATCGCCGAAGAATACGCGGGGGTAGAGAGGGAGCTCGATTCGCTCGATTTCGCCCTTGGGAGGGGGATCATGTCGCCGGCGACCCCGTTCGGCAGGGACACGATGGTTTCACTCCTCGCCTCGCGGGGCTACGGCGCGGCCTTTTTCCGCCCGGGAGCGACGGTTCCGGTCGCGATCGACCCTCTCCCGGGGGCGGCGTACGCCGACGGAATCGCGAAATTTCTGGATGTGGTGAAACCTCGGCGCGGTACGGCGGTCTATGCCATATCGATCGGAGAGGACTCGATTGCGCTCGGCACCTTCTTCCCCGGAGATTACCTGGTGGCGGTTTTCAGGGTGATGCCCAAGCAGCTTTTCATTCAAAGCGCGCTCTTCGAGGAGTCGCTCGGAACATACCGGCAGAAGGAGTACCTGAAGCCCTATTTCCAGACCGGGGTGGGGATATTCATGCTGCTGATCGCTTTTCTCATCGTCGTCGTCTCGGTGGTGGTGAGCCTGCTCCTCTCGGCCAACATTACCAGGCCGGTGCTGGAGCTCGAAGAAGCGGCGGGAAAAGTGGCCGCGGGAGATTTCGCCGTGCGCCTCGAGCGCGATTCGCCGGACGAGCTGGCGCTTTTATTCGATTCGTTCAACAAGATGATACGGCAGCTCGAGGCCAGCAGAAAGGCCCAGTTTCATGCGCAGAAGCTCGAAGCGTGGAGGGACGTGGCGCGCAAGCTGGTGCACGAGATCAAGAACCCGCTGACGCCGATACGGCTCTCGGCCGAGCGAATCCAGCGGCGCTACCGCGAATCGCATCCCGATATCGGGAGCATCATCCTGACCGGAACGGACACGATCATAGAGGAGGTGAACGTACTCATGGAGCTGCTCGGGGAATTCTCGCGCTTCGCCAGGTTGCCCGAGATGAAACCGGAGACGGTTGACCTCAACCCGATCATCGAGAGCTGTGTCAATTTATTTCACGGGCACGAAAGGGTGTCGTTTCACCTCGAACTGGATCAGAGCCTGCCGAGGATCACCCTGGACAGGTCGCTGCTGCGGCAGGCGCTCACCAATATCATCCAGAACTCGATCGACGCGGTTGGCGATCAGGGGAATATATTCATTAAAACAGAGCTGCTGATTCAGGCGGACTCCCGGGCGGTCCTGATACGGATGCGCGACGACGGCTTAGGCATTAATGAGGAGGACCTCGACAGAATATTCGAGCCCACCTTTTCGAAAAAGCCGCACGGAACGGGCCTGGGGCTCACCATCGTCGAGAAGATCATTCTGGAGCATCGCGGCAGTATCACCTGCCGTTCGAAGCCGGGCGAGGGAACGGAGTTCACCATTGAACTTCCAATTAAGGTGGCGGGTGCGGAACCGGATGGCGACAATACTGGTAGTTGA
- a CDS encoding DUF4390 domain-containing protein produces MKTMVNILRLAAFLAAFFPAVLFAAKLNFGPVYMVGDGAQVNLSVYSYQRHDLIEAMKRGMEIKIIYEIQVRRVTGGILAWDKTVYSRTITRKVKFDFWGKAFQVMEGKKSTVFQSENAMLDYFFSLRDYDLRGLGLMGKEAYAMRAKAELKSVELYFPMNLIFKYLVGFWDFDTGWVNGPPVGY; encoded by the coding sequence ATGAAAACAATGGTGAACATACTGCGCCTCGCCGCGTTCCTCGCCGCGTTCTTTCCGGCGGTGCTTTTCGCCGCCAAGCTGAATTTCGGGCCCGTGTACATGGTCGGCGACGGGGCGCAGGTGAACCTGTCGGTGTATTCCTATCAGCGGCATGACCTCATAGAGGCCATGAAACGCGGGATGGAAATAAAGATAATCTACGAGATACAGGTACGCCGTGTTACCGGCGGAATACTCGCCTGGGACAAGACCGTGTATTCCAGGACCATAACCCGAAAGGTGAAGTTCGATTTCTGGGGGAAGGCGTTCCAGGTGATGGAAGGCAAAAAGAGCACCGTGTTCCAGAGTGAAAACGCGATGCTCGATTATTTCTTCTCGCTGAGGGACTATGATCTCCGGGGCCTCGGGCTGATGGGAAAGGAGGCCTACGCCATGCGCGCGAAGGCCGAGCTCAAATCGGTCGAGCTCTATTTTCCGATGAATCTGATATTCAAATACCTTGTGGGCTTCTGGGATTTCGATACGGGATGGGTAAACGGGCCGCCGGTGGGTTACTGA
- a CDS encoding HPr family phosphocarrier protein, giving the protein MIEREVLVRSDAGVHARPAMMFVREAMKYPCEVFLIKDNMEANGKSIMSVLGLAITSGSRLIIRARGENEESAVAKLASLVENDFKN; this is encoded by the coding sequence ATGATTGAGCGCGAGGTTCTGGTGAGAAGCGATGCGGGCGTTCATGCCCGCCCCGCCATGATGTTTGTGCGCGAGGCGATGAAATATCCATGCGAGGTTTTTCTCATTAAAGACAACATGGAGGCGAACGGTAAATCCATAATGTCGGTGCTGGGGCTTGCCATCACCTCGGGATCGCGGCTTATCATCCGCGCCCGGGGGGAGAACGAGGAGAGCGCCGTCGCGAAGCTCGCGTCCCTTGTCGAAAACGATTTTAAAAATTAA
- the hprK gene encoding HPr(Ser) kinase/phosphatase, protein MHAKKIYVRDLRDADSKIDLQMELVAGRDGLGKEITVGDINRPGLGLAGFFDFFAYDRIQIFGLGETAFMRRLSIEQKTEVFEKFFSFDVLCCVFTHNELPEEMFVGFANRFKVPTFVTRHRTTRFISLLTHVVEEFFSPLVIMHGTLVDVFGVGVLLMGKSGVGKSETALELIERGHRLVADDMVEVRKIDESLIMGSGSEIIRHHMEIRGLGIINVRDIFGIRSIRHRKRIEMVVLLEEWTEGREYDRLGIDEKHYTILDLDVPFITVPVRPGRNIPIIIETAALNQRLKKMGVFSARELDGRIQNWMRMEGERSDD, encoded by the coding sequence ATGCACGCTAAAAAGATATACGTCAGGGACCTGCGCGACGCCGACAGCAAGATCGATTTGCAGATGGAGCTGGTCGCGGGAAGGGATGGGCTGGGGAAAGAGATTACAGTCGGCGATATAAACCGTCCGGGGCTGGGCCTCGCGGGTTTTTTCGATTTTTTCGCCTACGACCGGATACAGATATTCGGGCTGGGCGAGACCGCCTTCATGCGCAGGCTCTCGATCGAACAAAAGACGGAGGTTTTCGAAAAGTTCTTTTCTTTCGACGTTTTATGCTGTGTCTTTACCCATAACGAACTTCCCGAGGAGATGTTCGTCGGGTTCGCCAACCGTTTCAAGGTTCCGACCTTCGTGACCAGGCACCGCACGACGCGGTTCATCAGCCTTCTTACGCACGTTGTGGAGGAATTTTTCTCGCCGCTGGTTATAATGCACGGCACGCTGGTCGACGTGTTCGGGGTCGGCGTTCTCCTGATGGGCAAGAGCGGGGTGGGGAAGAGCGAAACGGCCCTGGAGCTCATCGAGCGCGGCCACCGGCTGGTCGCCGACGACATGGTCGAGGTCAGGAAGATAGACGAGTCGTTGATTATGGGGAGCGGCTCGGAGATCATACGGCACCATATGGAGATACGCGGGCTGGGCATCATCAACGTGCGGGACATTTTCGGGATACGGTCGATCCGTCACCGCAAACGCATCGAGATGGTCGTCCTCCTGGAGGAGTGGACCGAGGGTCGGGAATACGACCGCCTCGGCATAGACGAAAAGCACTACACGATACTCGATCTGGACGTTCCGTTCATAACCGTGCCGGTGCGGCCCGGGAGGAACATACCGATCATTATCGAGACCGCCGCGTTGAACCAGCGCCTTAAAAAGATGGGCGTGTTCTCGGCGCGCGAGCTCGACGGCAGAATTCAAAACTGGATGAGGATGGAGGGCGAACGTTCCGATGATTGA
- the raiA gene encoding ribosome-associated translation inhibitor RaiA yields MNITITGRNFEVTSDVREYSEKRIKKIEKYFNQLIEVLVVMNVQKLDYVVDILVNGDGVQFYAIQKAGDMYSSIDLIIDKMEKQISRYKDRQSDHKAVSFEMVEKIDLENRGIDLHLYQVSNKPKTEVEAFLEMKLENREFILFKKGVVDVKSDLDYVSKNYAVIYKIGDGYIMVEVPFAQIQEARFDPKSFIECDLDIQSESPARPKVKFKPKDRCTNIEAISLADALQKLSVDGREFLPFFNVETKSLNVVYRKGRRFEVMVPAF; encoded by the coding sequence ATGAACATAACGATTACCGGGAGAAATTTCGAAGTGACTTCGGATGTGCGCGAATACTCCGAGAAGCGGATTAAAAAAATCGAGAAGTACTTCAACCAGCTTATCGAGGTGCTCGTCGTCATGAATGTGCAGAAGCTGGACTATGTCGTCGATATCCTGGTGAACGGTGACGGCGTTCAGTTCTACGCCATCCAGAAGGCGGGGGACATGTATTCGTCGATAGACCTGATCATCGACAAGATGGAGAAGCAGATATCGAGGTACAAGGACCGGCAGAGCGACCACAAGGCCGTGTCCTTCGAAATGGTCGAAAAAATCGACCTTGAAAACCGGGGAATCGATCTGCACCTGTACCAGGTGAGCAACAAACCGAAGACCGAGGTGGAGGCCTTCCTCGAAATGAAGCTCGAGAACAGGGAGTTCATTCTTTTCAAAAAGGGGGTCGTCGACGTGAAAAGCGATCTCGATTATGTTAGCAAGAATTACGCGGTTATTTACAAGATCGGTGATGGGTATATAATGGTGGAGGTCCCCTTCGCGCAGATACAGGAGGCGCGTTTCGACCCGAAAAGCTTCATCGAGTGTGATCTCGATATCCAGAGCGAATCACCCGCCAGGCCGAAGGTCAAGTTCAAACCGAAAGACCGCTGCACGAACATCGAGGCGATTTCGCTCGCAGACGCGCTGCAGAAACTTTCGGTCGACGGCCGCGAGTTCCTGCCGTTTTTTAATGTCGAAACCAAATCGCTCAACGTAGTGTATAGAAAGGGCCGGAGATTCGAGGTGATGGTCCCCGCGTTCTGA
- the rpoN gene encoding RNA polymerase factor sigma-54, translating into MAVSIKIGLQQTQRLALTQSQLQSIELLQLSSIELVEAVSKELLENPVLEEEYSTAVPPSANGDGAAADGVSRELSGDESIFARREEKSLSYHDEGDSGYVPGHGDEDRARSYIENAVAQEETLKEHLLAQALMVSRDEREFALFEAIITSIDERGLLVADIDEIAESQGVGPGPVREAIRTIGAFDPPGCAASSMKESLLFQAESRYPDDRVLHAILRDHFAELERLDYGKIARALSITSDEIVEKTRLIHTLTPFPGRQFAAKDVRYIVPDAEVRYVDGEILITVNDDYIPPVRINRYYVDMMKKKNIDKNLREFIKDRVQSARSLLRSISSRRDTIARVVAVVMQRQVEFLLKGPGNLRPLTHTEVADELGLHESTVSRTTSNKFVQTPWGVFELKYFFASRLRSGDPDDYSSNMIINMVKEIIAGEDASRPLNDDEILALLGKRGIRLARRTIAKYRGILHIPPSNKRKKLNMLRSEGKA; encoded by the coding sequence ATGGCTGTTTCGATTAAAATCGGCTTGCAGCAGACGCAGCGCCTGGCGCTCACCCAGTCGCAGCTTCAGTCCATCGAGCTTCTGCAGCTTTCCTCCATCGAGCTGGTGGAAGCGGTATCGAAAGAGCTCCTCGAGAACCCGGTGCTCGAGGAGGAATACTCCACGGCCGTGCCGCCGTCGGCAAACGGGGATGGGGCGGCCGCGGACGGTGTGAGCAGGGAGCTCTCGGGTGATGAGTCCATTTTCGCCCGCCGCGAGGAAAAAAGCCTCAGTTACCATGACGAGGGCGACAGCGGATACGTGCCCGGACACGGCGACGAGGACCGTGCGCGTTCATACATCGAAAACGCCGTCGCCCAGGAAGAGACGCTGAAGGAGCACCTGCTGGCACAGGCGCTCATGGTGTCCCGCGATGAACGTGAGTTCGCCCTCTTCGAGGCGATCATCACCTCCATCGACGAACGGGGCCTTCTGGTCGCGGATATCGACGAGATTGCGGAGAGCCAGGGTGTGGGCCCCGGGCCGGTTCGCGAGGCCATCCGCACGATCGGCGCGTTCGATCCGCCGGGCTGCGCGGCCTCATCGATGAAGGAGAGCCTTCTCTTTCAGGCGGAATCCCGGTATCCGGACGACCGGGTGCTTCACGCCATCCTGCGCGATCATTTCGCCGAACTCGAACGGCTTGACTACGGTAAAATCGCGCGCGCCCTTTCGATTACCAGCGACGAAATCGTGGAGAAGACCCGGCTAATCCATACGCTGACGCCGTTTCCGGGCAGACAGTTCGCGGCAAAGGACGTCCGTTACATCGTCCCCGACGCGGAGGTCCGGTACGTGGACGGTGAAATTCTCATCACAGTCAACGATGATTACATCCCGCCCGTCCGCATCAACCGGTATTATGTGGACATGATGAAGAAAAAAAACATTGATAAAAACCTGAGGGAGTTTATCAAGGACAGGGTACAGTCCGCCCGCTCCCTGTTGCGGAGCATTTCGAGCCGCCGCGACACCATCGCACGGGTGGTGGCGGTCGTCATGCAGCGGCAGGTCGAATTTCTCCTCAAGGGGCCGGGAAACCTGAGGCCGCTCACTCACACGGAGGTGGCCGACGAGCTCGGGCTCCACGAATCGACGGTAAGCAGGACCACCAGCAACAAGTTCGTCCAGACACCATGGGGTGTGTTCGAGCTGAAATACTTTTTCGCGTCCAGGCTGCGGTCGGGCGATCCGGATGATTATTCATCCAATATGATCATAAATATGGTGAAAGAGATCATCGCAGGGGAAGACGCCTCCAGACCGCTTAACGACGACGAAATACTCGCACTGCTCGGAAAGCGGGGCATACGGCTGGCGCGACGGACTATCGCGAAATACAGGGGTATTCTGCATATACCCCCTTCGAATAAACGCAAAAAACTCAATATGCTCAGGAGCGAGGGAAAAGCATGA
- a CDS encoding CTP synthase has translation MTGKKTRFVFVTGGVCSSLGKGISTASLGLLLEGHGFRVSAVKMDPYINIDPGTMSPFQHGEVYVTEDGAETDLDLGYYERFTSAHLSRRNSVSTGQIYFTVIERERRGDYLGRTVQVIPHITDEIKRRIYDVAFEEDLDFLLVEIGGTVGDIESIPFLEAIRQIRQELTPRRVLNAHLTLIPTITVAGEAKTKPTQHSVKELMELGIIPDILLCRTNRILTDEMRSKIALFCNVSERNVISAVDIKSSIYEIPYMLHANGYDEIVLEHFGLENSRIDIGAWDRFYRSLTNPRCTVRIAVVGKYISLQDAYRSVYEALLHGAVANEAELEITRIDSEDIEKDHRDGLSSLFEGIDGILVPGGFGNRGIEGKVMAIGHARTNGIPLFGICLGLQCAVIEYGRNVCGLGKANSTEFDQGTPHPVISLQEEQEIIDKMGGTMRLGAYLCDFREGSVIRRIYGTVSAMERHRHRFEFTLKYRELFEKNGMIASGIHPKNNLVETVEIPAHPWFICTQYHPEFKSKPTAPHPLFRDFIRAAIERGKRRCR, from the coding sequence ATGACAGGTAAAAAAACTCGTTTCGTATTTGTAACCGGGGGTGTGTGTTCCTCCCTGGGAAAGGGCATATCAACCGCCTCGCTCGGCCTTCTGCTGGAAGGGCACGGCTTCAGGGTTTCGGCGGTCAAGATGGATCCCTACATCAACATCGATCCCGGAACCATGAGCCCGTTTCAGCACGGAGAGGTATATGTGACCGAAGATGGCGCCGAAACCGACCTCGACCTGGGCTATTATGAGCGCTTCACCAGCGCCCATCTCTCGCGTAGAAATTCGGTCTCGACCGGTCAGATTTATTTTACGGTGATCGAGCGCGAACGCCGCGGCGATTACCTCGGGCGTACAGTGCAGGTCATCCCCCACATCACCGACGAAATCAAGAGGCGGATCTACGACGTGGCCTTCGAGGAGGATCTCGATTTCCTGCTTGTCGAGATCGGCGGCACGGTGGGAGACATCGAATCGATCCCGTTTCTCGAGGCGATCAGGCAGATTCGCCAGGAGCTTACCCCCAGGAGGGTGCTGAACGCGCACCTCACGCTCATCCCGACCATAACCGTTGCGGGCGAGGCGAAGACAAAACCGACACAGCATTCGGTGAAAGAGCTCATGGAGCTCGGAATCATCCCCGACATCCTCCTCTGCCGCACGAACAGGATTCTCACCGACGAGATGAGAAGCAAGATCGCGCTCTTCTGCAACGTCTCCGAGCGCAACGTCATCTCGGCTGTCGACATTAAAAGCTCGATCTACGAGATCCCGTACATGCTCCACGCCAACGGTTACGATGAAATCGTGCTCGAGCACTTCGGCCTGGAAAACAGCCGGATAGATATCGGCGCGTGGGACAGGTTCTACCGTTCGCTCACCAATCCGCGGTGCACGGTAAGGATCGCGGTTGTTGGAAAGTACATCTCCCTTCAGGATGCCTACCGGTCGGTCTACGAGGCGCTCCTGCACGGTGCGGTGGCGAACGAGGCGGAGCTCGAAATAACCCGAATCGATTCCGAAGACATCGAAAAGGACCACAGGGACGGCCTCTCTTCACTTTTCGAGGGGATCGACGGCATCCTGGTGCCGGGAGGGTTCGGAAACCGCGGCATTGAAGGGAAGGTCATGGCGATCGGACATGCGCGTACGAACGGGATCCCGCTTTTCGGCATATGCCTGGGGCTCCAGTGCGCGGTGATCGAGTACGGCCGCAACGTCTGCGGCCTCGGGAAGGCCAACTCGACGGAATTCGACCAGGGTACGCCGCATCCGGTGATATCGTTGCAGGAAGAGCAGGAGATCATCGACAAGATGGGCGGTACCATGCGCCTCGGCGCATACCTCTGCGACTTCAGGGAAGGGAGCGTCATCCGGCGGATTTACGGTACGGTGTCGGCGATGGAACGGCACCGCCACAGGTTCGAATTCACGCTGAAGTACCGCGAGCTGTTCGAGAAGAACGGCATGATCGCAAGCGGCATCCATCCGAAAAACAATCTTGTCGAGACCGTGGAGATCCCCGCGCATCCCTGGTTCATCTGCACCCAGTACCATCCAGAGTTCAAATCCAAACCAACCGCGCCGCATCCCCTGTTCAGGGACTTTATACGCGCGGCGATCGAACGGGGCAAACGCCGCTGCCGGTAA
- a CDS encoding PilZ domain-containing protein — protein MSEKREYKRHQCFEKIDFDYFEGNPDEIDISTTVPVKCKGHMLDLGRGGAFIVTDTRVAVNMPVRLRFRTKKSKYEVPGTIIRTGLLKNNPSEITQKYAAVKVKEDAYIAIQFAELIEEIDESVLKKS, from the coding sequence ATGAGTGAAAAGAGGGAATACAAACGTCACCAGTGTTTCGAAAAGATAGACTTCGATTATTTTGAAGGGAATCCCGACGAGATCGATATCAGCACTACCGTCCCCGTCAAGTGCAAAGGCCACATGCTCGACCTCGGCCGCGGCGGCGCCTTCATCGTCACCGACACGCGGGTCGCCGTCAACATGCCTGTCAGGCTCCGCTTCCGGACGAAAAAATCGAAATACGAGGTGCCCGGGACGATTATCCGGACCGGCCTTTTAAAGAACAATCCCTCCGAGATCACGCAGAAATACGCCGCCGTGAAGGTTAAGGAAGACGCGTATATCGCGATACAGTTTGCGGAACTCATCGAGGAGATCGACGAATCCGTCCTTAAAAAGTCATGA